A single Desulfovibrio gilichinskyi DNA region contains:
- a CDS encoding sensor histidine kinase: protein MTTTSYTKLRWKLIAITLCFSLIPLFVLGYVIHDQFSKSYEEKLTSNLMLVVNNKRDTIDMFLTERVVQLQNLANTHTLAQMTDQAYLNSLFDIIHNTSRSFIDLGVIGPDGNHEAYSGPFDLRDVNYKDEAWFNQVMLKGLYISDVFMGFRNFPHFIIAVKRREAGKTWILRATIDSDVFKALVRNVRSGKLGDAYLVNRNWDLQTPSRFGGKVLSRARLPEYSDVKTVNICEWTENGTTHVAGITSLSLTDWKLVVTESPGEELSPLLRAQSMVYILFLICACMIFAGTYLTIGSVVGKLKAANDERAAMDATVMQSSKMASLGKMAAGVAHEINNPLSIIRESAGWIRDLINDGELDGFELLDDLNEAVSDIDRHVERARTVTHRMLGFARRMEPVQEDVDLNILAKQTVTFLENEIKHRSIDVVFDLDPALPLITTDSNQVQQIILNLLENAIDAVGENGRITLESRVEGSFIAMGVQDTGTGIPPDQLSKVFDPFFTTKPAGEGTGLGLSIIYSALNKLGGKITVQSEHGQGAVFTFFLPLSGAVSDS, encoded by the coding sequence ATGACGACTACTTCCTACACGAAGCTCAGATGGAAGCTGATTGCAATAACTTTATGCTTCTCTCTTATACCTCTTTTTGTGCTTGGTTACGTTATTCATGACCAGTTCAGTAAATCTTATGAAGAAAAACTGACCAGTAATTTGATGCTGGTTGTGAATAATAAGCGGGACACAATTGACATGTTTTTAACTGAACGTGTCGTGCAATTGCAGAATCTTGCCAATACGCACACGCTCGCGCAGATGACGGACCAAGCGTATCTTAATTCTCTCTTTGATATAATTCATAATACATCACGGTCTTTTATCGATCTCGGCGTTATCGGTCCTGACGGGAATCATGAGGCTTACAGCGGTCCTTTTGATCTTAGAGATGTAAATTACAAAGATGAAGCATGGTTTAATCAGGTTATGCTCAAAGGACTTTATATAAGTGATGTTTTTATGGGGTTCAGGAATTTTCCGCATTTCATTATTGCTGTGAAAAGAAGAGAAGCCGGTAAAACATGGATACTAAGGGCTACTATTGATTCCGATGTCTTTAAAGCTCTTGTCAGAAACGTTCGCAGCGGTAAACTGGGTGATGCTTATCTGGTCAATCGTAATTGGGATCTTCAAACACCATCACGGTTCGGGGGTAAGGTTTTATCCCGTGCGCGACTTCCTGAATATTCCGATGTTAAAACTGTGAATATTTGCGAATGGACTGAAAACGGAACAACGCATGTTGCAGGCATAACCTCTTTGTCACTTACAGATTGGAAACTTGTTGTCACTGAAAGTCCCGGTGAAGAGCTGTCTCCGCTGCTGAGAGCTCAATCAATGGTATATATTCTGTTTCTGATTTGTGCATGCATGATTTTTGCGGGTACATATCTGACGATTGGTTCTGTTGTCGGAAAATTAAAGGCGGCGAATGATGAACGTGCTGCCATGGATGCGACTGTTATGCAATCGAGCAAAATGGCCTCTCTCGGCAAAATGGCTGCCGGTGTAGCTCATGAAATAAACAATCCTTTGTCCATAATAAGAGAAAGTGCCGGATGGATTCGTGATCTTATCAATGACGGAGAATTGGACGGATTCGAACTTTTGGACGATCTGAATGAAGCTGTCAGTGATATTGACAGACATGTTGAAAGAGCTCGCACTGTTACCCACAGAATGCTTGGGTTCGCCCGCAGAATGGAACCTGTTCAGGAAGATGTCGACCTTAATATTCTAGCTAAACAGACAGTTACCTTTCTGGAAAATGAAATCAAACATCGTAGTATTGACGTCGTTTTCGATCTTGACCCAGCGCTTCCGCTGATAACAACAGATTCGAATCAGGTGCAGCAGATAATTCTTAACCTGTTGGAAAATGCAATTGATGCTGTCGGCGAGAATGGGCGTATCACACTGGAAAGCCGTGTGGAAGGATCATTCATTGCTATGGGAGTTCAGGATACGGGGACCGGCATTCCTCCGGATCAGCTTTCCAAGGTGTTTGATCCTTTCTTTACAACAAAACCGGCAGGAGAGGGCACAGGATTGGGCTTATCTATCATATACAGCGCACTGAATAAACTTGGTGGTAAAATCACAGTGCAAAGTGAACATGGGCAGGGAGCTGTATTTACTTTTTTTCTACCGCTATCAGGTGCTGTCAGCGATAGCTAG
- a CDS encoding response regulator gives MSRIRVLVVDDEPDFLKLISRRLTKRNVDVDVANNGQEALQFMSKNPVNVVILDVRMPGLSGIETLKEIRRRYRDTSVIMLTGHGSVQSGIEGISHGAYDYILKPFLIDDLLERIRAANEHAELKRQSRSVS, from the coding sequence GTGTCCAGAATAAGAGTGCTTGTAGTGGATGACGAACCTGATTTTTTAAAGTTGATAAGCCGAAGACTAACGAAGCGGAATGTGGATGTTGATGTGGCAAATAACGGACAGGAGGCTTTGCAGTTTATGTCTAAAAATCCAGTCAATGTCGTAATTCTGGATGTCAGAATGCCGGGGCTTAGCGGCATTGAAACTCTTAAGGAAATTAGACGCAGATATCGGGATACTTCGGTTATTATGCTTACCGGCCATGGGTCTGTTCAGTCCGGAATAGAAGGCATCAGTCATGGTGCATACGACTATATCCTCAAGCCGTTTTTAATTGATGATCTGCTTGAAAGAATACGCGCAGCGAACGAACACGCGGAGCTTAAGCGGCAGAGCCGGAGTGTTTCATGA
- a CDS encoding sensor histidine kinase → MNLNKTRRIIQLGQYAYPLSYLVILIVAYEWPFVGSVAAVLASIGLWMILRSSFSSLVRACDEQADLKNQLVQSQKISALGEISAGIAHEINNPLNVIMQEAELMRINLYSDPTHEEMDELRESLEVVFKQVERCSDITHKLLDFARKRRPVTQTADINRLLLDMLTLVQTETDAKNIKVVKKFSSDIPKIKTDPPLLRQVFLNLLNNAVQAVEGNGEIVVTTWSCDDMAFAQISDTGPGIPEAQLKQIFNPFYTTKPPGKGTGLGLSVSLRIVNQLGGYITVESEQGMGASFTVHVPV, encoded by the coding sequence ATGAATCTGAACAAAACTAGAAGAATTATCCAATTGGGACAATACGCATACCCCTTGTCGTATTTGGTAATATTGATTGTTGCTTATGAATGGCCCTTTGTCGGAAGTGTTGCCGCGGTTTTAGCCTCCATCGGTTTGTGGATGATTCTCAGGTCTTCATTCAGTTCGCTGGTGCGTGCCTGCGATGAACAGGCAGATCTTAAAAATCAGCTTGTACAATCTCAAAAAATATCTGCGCTCGGCGAAATTTCAGCAGGTATAGCACATGAGATTAATAATCCGCTGAATGTAATCATGCAGGAAGCAGAATTAATGCGGATAAACCTTTATTCAGATCCTACCCATGAGGAAATGGATGAACTTCGTGAAAGTCTGGAAGTTGTTTTTAAACAGGTCGAACGCTGCTCAGATATTACCCATAAATTGCTTGATTTTGCACGAAAGAGGCGGCCGGTTACACAAACCGCGGATATTAACAGGCTGCTGCTGGATATGTTGACCTTAGTTCAAACGGAGACTGATGCTAAGAATATCAAGGTCGTAAAAAAATTCAGCTCTGATATCCCGAAAATTAAAACAGATCCTCCTTTGTTGCGGCAGGTTTTTCTTAATCTTCTTAACAACGCGGTTCAGGCTGTAGAAGGTAACGGCGAGATTGTTGTAACCACTTGGAGTTGTGACGATATGGCATTCGCGCAGATCAGTGATACCGGCCCCGGGATTCCTGAAGCGCAACTTAAGCAAATATTTAATCCTTTTTATACGACCAAGCCGCCAGGAAAAGGCACAGGGCTGGGGCTGTCGGTCAGCCTTCGGATTGTAAATCAGCTTGGCGGTTATATTACTGTAGAATCGGAACAGGGTATGGGCGCATCCTTTACTGTTCATGTTCCCGTTTAA
- a CDS encoding response regulator, whose translation MEQSPKAIVKVLVVDDEERFRKTTVRMLNEKGLMADEAADGAAALEKLAEGDFDVVLLDIKMPGLSGEETFQRIHENCFDVETVFLSGHVSLNRAVDLIQHGAFDYLLKPASFQDIVKKINQAYDQKMLRNDKIGIHDLLNNPE comes from the coding sequence ATGGAACAATCTCCAAAAGCTATTGTTAAGGTTCTGGTTGTTGATGACGAGGAACGTTTCCGGAAAACAACCGTGCGGATGCTTAATGAAAAAGGTTTGATGGCGGATGAAGCTGCTGACGGGGCTGCAGCTCTTGAAAAACTTGCGGAAGGTGATTTTGATGTTGTTCTGCTTGATATTAAAATGCCCGGGCTCTCCGGTGAGGAAACTTTTCAGAGAATTCATGAGAATTGCTTTGATGTGGAGACTGTTTTTCTTTCAGGACATGTTTCCCTTAACAGGGCTGTAGATTTAATTCAGCACGGAGCATTCGATTACCTCCTTAAACCTGCTTCATTTCAGGATATAGTTAAAAAAATTAATCAGGCATATGACCAGAAAATGCTCCGCAACGATAAGATAGGCATCCACGATCTTTTGAATAACCCTGAATAA
- a CDS encoding ATP-binding protein — protein sequence MTEFSQDNMRLCYWNGSMNPFIIGIVGVGPGLKVLLDIINNEVFREFLPEMTLVAISDVHQKKDTLALGELGIPIYSSYAEMLEIHPDINLVIEMTGNNDMFSSIRKYLPESVSLMDHREIVFFCGLHDMALVKGNYKNNLAQQQVLIQSIIDEIREDIFLMDKNGSVVDLNSVVWRRAEIPKSDLIGKTCWNAARQRDGSVFCDKFDSECPFHKTLRSGQKEESLVTKVNKDGLLQYYRLYAYPVFDIRGEMSHIMVMHRDITERTNREKHQNQRDRLAVIGEMSTYLAHEIRNPLFAIGGFANSLFKSSTLNEKDREKVQIIVEETKRLDRLLTNMLNFVRSSHTSRKELNILAVVKNAAELMSIGYGQRGYKIEVCSVSPLPNVLGDEDALKQCTVNLIKNAVEAMPEGGVITLKLDLNGGDVVLQVTDTGVGMNEHEQDRVFNPFYSTKEDGSGLGLAMIKKIVEELGGRVKLASKPGIGTTVSLFLPPALDVAVTEANEVAAT from the coding sequence ATGACTGAATTTTCTCAAGATAATATGAGGCTCTGTTATTGGAACGGTTCAATGAATCCGTTTATTATAGGAATTGTCGGAGTCGGCCCGGGTTTGAAAGTCCTTTTGGATATTATCAACAATGAAGTATTTAGAGAGTTTCTTCCTGAGATGACATTGGTAGCAATTAGTGATGTTCACCAAAAGAAGGACACTCTTGCGCTTGGTGAACTTGGTATTCCTATATACAGCTCCTATGCTGAGATGCTTGAGATTCATCCTGATATTAATCTTGTTATCGAAATGACCGGTAACAATGATATGTTTTCAAGTATTAGAAAATATCTACCTGAATCAGTATCATTAATGGATCATCGCGAAATCGTGTTCTTTTGCGGTCTGCATGACATGGCCCTTGTGAAGGGTAACTATAAGAATAATCTTGCTCAGCAGCAGGTTCTGATTCAGTCGATTATTGATGAAATACGGGAAGATATATTTCTTATGGATAAAAACGGAAGTGTTGTGGATTTAAACAGTGTTGTCTGGCGCAGGGCTGAAATTCCAAAAAGTGATTTGATAGGTAAAACCTGTTGGAACGCCGCACGCCAGCGTGACGGATCTGTTTTCTGTGATAAGTTTGATTCTGAATGTCCCTTCCATAAAACTTTAAGGAGCGGGCAAAAAGAAGAATCACTTGTTACAAAAGTGAATAAAGACGGCCTGCTGCAATATTACAGACTCTATGCGTATCCTGTTTTTGATATAAGGGGTGAAATGTCTCATATTATGGTCATGCACCGAGATATTACTGAACGTACCAATCGTGAAAAGCACCAGAATCAGCGGGACAGGTTAGCTGTAATCGGCGAAATGTCCACGTATCTGGCTCATGAAATCCGCAACCCGCTCTTTGCAATCGGTGGATTTGCCAATTCATTATTTAAGTCTTCGACCCTTAATGAAAAGGATCGTGAGAAGGTACAGATAATTGTTGAAGAGACAAAGCGGCTGGACAGATTACTCACGAATATGCTTAATTTTGTGCGATCCTCTCATACATCAAGGAAGGAACTGAATATATTGGCCGTCGTTAAGAACGCCGCGGAATTAATGTCCATCGGTTACGGTCAGCGCGGGTATAAAATTGAGGTCTGCTCCGTTTCTCCTCTTCCAAATGTTCTAGGAGACGAAGATGCTTTGAAGCAATGCACTGTTAATCTTATAAAAAATGCAGTTGAGGCTATGCCTGAAGGCGGGGTGATTACGCTTAAGCTTGATTTGAACGGTGGCGATGTTGTTTTGCAAGTGACTGATACCGGGGTAGGTATGAATGAGCATGAGCAGGACCGTGTTTTTAATCCTTTCTATTCCACAAAAGAAGACGGAAGCGGGCTTGGACTGGCAATGATTAAGAAGATCGTTGAGGAACTTGGCGGCCGAGTTAAGCTTGCAAGTAAACCCGGTATCGGAACAACTGTTTCGTTGTTTTTACCTCCGGCCCTTGATGTTGCGGTCACAGAAGCAAACGAAGTTGCCGCAACCTAG
- a CDS encoding sulfite exporter TauE/SafE family protein codes for MYFATAGIEVNPFIPPLVAFVVSFFTSMGGVSGAFLLLPFQVSFLGFTTPSVSATNQLFNIVAIPSGVIRYVREGRMVWPLTFVVIVGTLPGVLIGAIIRVKYLPDPGNFKIFAAVVMLWIGYKLLMGLVGKGNTNDKKEAEKRFQKLLLQYRERTDRDENTSAVQVRTFSMKRIVYEFYGEIYDFSTVGILSLSLVVGVVGGIYGIGGGSIIAPFFVAVFGLPVYTVAGAALMGTFVTSVAGVAFYQIIAPLYPEQVIAPDWGLGFLFGIGGLFGMYFGARCQKFFSASLIKWMLCGVILFTAGKYLCEFFI; via the coding sequence ATGTATTTTGCCACAGCCGGAATCGAAGTTAATCCTTTCATACCACCTCTGGTTGCGTTCGTAGTATCCTTTTTTACCTCAATGGGGGGAGTTTCTGGAGCATTTTTATTGCTGCCTTTTCAAGTTTCTTTTTTAGGGTTCACGACACCTTCGGTAAGTGCAACAAATCAGTTATTTAATATTGTGGCTATCCCTTCAGGTGTAATCCGTTATGTCCGGGAAGGGCGTATGGTTTGGCCTCTTACTTTTGTAGTTATTGTTGGAACGTTGCCCGGGGTGCTTATCGGCGCAATTATCCGCGTTAAGTATCTTCCTGATCCCGGTAATTTTAAGATTTTTGCCGCAGTGGTAATGCTATGGATAGGTTACAAGTTGCTGATGGGGTTGGTAGGCAAAGGAAATACCAATGATAAAAAAGAAGCTGAGAAACGTTTTCAGAAATTGCTTCTTCAGTATCGCGAAAGGACTGACCGTGATGAGAATACTTCCGCTGTACAGGTCCGCACTTTTTCCATGAAGCGCATTGTTTATGAATTCTATGGGGAAATATATGATTTCTCTACCGTGGGGATTCTGTCTCTTTCTCTTGTGGTCGGAGTGGTTGGCGGAATCTATGGAATCGGCGGCGGATCAATCATCGCTCCGTTCTTTGTAGCTGTTTTCGGATTGCCTGTTTATACTGTTGCGGGAGCAGCTCTTATGGGAACTTTTGTTACCTCGGTTGCAGGCGTTGCCTTTTACCAGATTATAGCCCCGCTTTATCCAGAACAGGTTATCGCGCCTGACTGGGGGTTAGGCTTTCTTTTCGGAATAGGCGGTTTATTCGGTATGTATTTCGGAGCACGATGCCAGAAGTTCTTTTCTGCAAGTTTAATTAAGTGGATGCTTTGCGGCGTCATTCTTTTTACCGCCGGTAAGTATCTGTGTGAGTTTTTTATTTAA
- a CDS encoding hybrid sensor histidine kinase/response regulator — protein MPEFKHIQTQLRSITQVVSCELERVEDFLYFLDSLTSKLFIETEHDRTVIAHWLSENDFAVGEDGFFLSISQLADFRKRKLVGDAVSFSWPPDKIDDEIARFHLYCLHNIGDILASMHERIPSAVWIYYQDVTNTALQFPYIDQIQAITPDFDWSKYHTFASVNPEVNPEREVRWSVPHVDYAGRGLIVAASIPVYMEHDFVGLWSIDIKVEGLVRHEILAASRKSQLTCIVNKSGSLIADSRGIFTKEMDKGEIALINFNDIHECFENINLQKFFESKNGYRNFNSASGSFQVHWQRINSMDWMCITVLSVHELITTAKGLFQKAFVSLKKGDSEPLIETDNFPDEMLEMAHSYNEMAHSLDKMRKQILNKNLELIKQKKKADAANKAKSSFLANMSHELRTPLNGIVSMLYLIKETELDEEQANYVKLTIQSAKRLTDLLGNILDLTKVESGEVKLVEKQFESARLFEAIEPLFGPACKQRGLKLKLHMDSSVPATLVGDSLRISQILNNLVGNAVKFTERGKVSVAVHLLPDTAPDVSRILFSVSDTGIGMEEANIENLFGMFIQADEGYQRLYQGAGLGLAIVRQLVLLMGGNLSVTSKVGEGSSFYVSIPFKKGSSKPLPAEACSTMNISESCNYSILVVEDERINMIAIKAILKKSGFNVGTAENGLEALKELEKKRYDLILMDIRMPLMDGIEATVAIRNGRAGDDNIEIPIVALTAYATANSKNDFLRAGMNDYLSKPVEIDSLLKTIMKLLKKNS, from the coding sequence ATGCCGGAATTTAAACATATTCAGACTCAACTCAGGTCTATTACTCAGGTTGTGTCTTGTGAACTGGAAAGGGTAGAGGATTTCCTTTATTTTTTAGATTCTCTGACGTCCAAGCTTTTTATTGAAACGGAGCATGATCGCACCGTAATAGCTCACTGGCTCAGTGAAAATGATTTTGCAGTGGGGGAAGACGGCTTCTTTTTAAGTATCTCCCAGCTTGCAGATTTCAGAAAGAGAAAACTGGTCGGTGATGCTGTAAGTTTTTCGTGGCCCCCTGATAAAATTGATGATGAAATTGCCAGGTTCCATCTGTATTGCCTTCACAATATCGGTGATATTCTTGCATCCATGCATGAGAGAATTCCTAGTGCCGTCTGGATATATTATCAGGATGTCACAAACACCGCTTTGCAATTCCCCTACATTGATCAGATACAAGCTATTACTCCAGATTTTGACTGGTCTAAATACCATACTTTCGCCTCAGTCAATCCTGAAGTAAACCCGGAAAGAGAAGTTCGCTGGTCGGTGCCACATGTGGATTACGCAGGACGGGGATTGATAGTTGCCGCGTCGATTCCTGTGTATATGGAGCATGATTTTGTCGGCCTGTGGAGTATTGATATAAAGGTGGAAGGGCTGGTGCGCCATGAGATTCTGGCGGCAAGCCGGAAGAGTCAGCTGACCTGCATTGTTAATAAAAGCGGGTCATTAATTGCCGACAGCAGAGGCATATTCACAAAAGAAATGGATAAAGGAGAAATAGCTCTTATTAATTTTAATGATATTCATGAATGCTTTGAAAATATAAACCTGCAAAAATTTTTTGAATCAAAAAATGGATATAGAAATTTTAATTCCGCTAGCGGATCATTTCAGGTTCACTGGCAGAGAATAAATTCCATGGACTGGATGTGTATCACAGTTCTCTCGGTTCATGAATTAATCACTACCGCCAAAGGTCTTTTCCAAAAAGCATTCGTCAGCCTTAAAAAAGGTGATTCAGAACCGCTTATAGAAACGGATAATTTCCCTGATGAAATGCTGGAGATGGCACATTCATATAATGAGATGGCCCATAGTCTGGATAAAATGCGCAAACAGATTTTGAACAAAAATCTTGAACTTATAAAACAGAAAAAGAAAGCCGATGCCGCAAATAAGGCAAAATCGTCTTTTTTGGCAAATATGAGTCATGAGCTCAGGACTCCGTTAAACGGGATTGTAAGTATGCTCTATCTTATCAAAGAAACTGAACTTGATGAGGAGCAGGCTAATTACGTTAAGCTTACTATTCAATCTGCAAAAAGGCTGACAGATTTGCTTGGGAATATTCTTGATTTAACCAAGGTAGAATCCGGTGAGGTTAAGCTGGTAGAGAAACAATTTGAATCTGCAAGATTATTTGAAGCAATAGAGCCGCTTTTCGGTCCGGCATGTAAGCAGCGCGGTCTAAAATTAAAATTGCATATGGACAGCTCCGTTCCTGCAACTCTTGTAGGTGATTCTTTAAGGATCAGTCAGATTCTAAATAACCTTGTGGGGAATGCTGTTAAGTTTACCGAGCGAGGAAAGGTCAGCGTTGCGGTCCATTTGCTCCCGGATACCGCTCCTGATGTTTCTAGAATTCTCTTTTCTGTGTCGGATACCGGCATCGGTATGGAAGAAGCAAATATTGAAAATTTGTTCGGTATGTTTATTCAGGCGGATGAAGGATATCAACGTTTATATCAAGGGGCCGGTCTGGGATTGGCAATTGTCAGACAACTTGTGTTGCTGATGGGTGGAAATCTTTCTGTCACAAGTAAAGTTGGAGAAGGGTCTTCTTTTTATGTGTCCATCCCATTCAAAAAAGGCAGCAGCAAACCGCTTCCTGCCGAAGCATGTTCAACAATGAATATTTCAGAATCATGCAATTATTCAATACTTGTGGTCGAAGATGAAAGAATAAATATGATTGCTATTAAAGCAATTTTAAAGAAGTCAGGCTTTAATGTCGGTACCGCTGAAAACGGGCTTGAAGCATTAAAAGAATTGGAGAAAAAAAGATATGATCTGATTCTGATGGATATCCGTATGCCGCTTATGGACGGGATTGAGGCGACCGTTGCTATAAGAAACGGGCGCGCAGGGGATGATAATATTGAGATCCCGATTGTGGCTTTAACCGCTTATGCAACAGCAAACAGTAAAAATGATTTTTTGAGAGCAGGCATGAACGATTATCTGTCTAAGCCTGTTGAGATTGACAGCCTTTTAAAAACTATTATGAAGCTGTTGAAAAAAAATTCATAG
- a CDS encoding ATP-binding protein has translation MPDKIKLGSKHISLRAKLLCLLIGLVVATLAVAGVTLWYVYATQHLFQHMEKSDIGALLSAQGLEKELMAQQGLTTYYSLDHDDKWLVRLENHNKQFEALLNKARETNYLDQGRTILNNIESDYLHYIFSRNEVISLYSKNLNKEGVELHRKIRARFQSIYDLCEQYKQLHQEQIRSAAVNYKKQAKVLTGLSLASVPLSAFLAVWIGFILIKRILDPIRHLALLEEKGVPDFLSGEVGALSERMQNLLDDVENAYEMLQHSRDQVAQSEKMATVGKLAAGMAHSIRNPLTSVKMRLFSLERSLDLDAVQKEDFEVISEEIRHLDTIIRNFLEFSRPPKLRPQLVSPSELVDSTLNLLSHRLESCGVVVTVCRNENLPVVNADPEQFKEALMNLILNSCEAMVDGGKISITEDSMTIAPYGKMATLTIVDNGPGIPALFRDDIFKPFYSTKEEGTGLGLSISNRIMIEHGGWLHLKDSGPQGTSFVMALPLKDASTWLRS, from the coding sequence ATGCCAGATAAAATAAAGTTGGGGTCTAAGCACATTTCATTGCGCGCCAAATTACTATGTTTGTTGATAGGCCTTGTTGTAGCGACTTTAGCGGTTGCAGGGGTGACGCTATGGTATGTTTATGCCACTCAGCACCTTTTTCAGCATATGGAAAAATCCGATATCGGAGCATTACTTTCCGCACAGGGACTTGAAAAAGAGTTGATGGCACAGCAGGGGCTTACAACATACTATTCACTGGATCATGATGACAAATGGCTTGTCCGCCTTGAAAATCACAATAAACAGTTTGAAGCTTTGTTAAATAAAGCCAGAGAGACAAATTATTTAGATCAGGGACGGACTATTCTAAACAACATTGAGTCGGATTATCTTCATTATATTTTTTCTCGAAATGAAGTCATCAGTTTGTATAGTAAAAATCTCAACAAAGAAGGAGTTGAACTGCATCGGAAGATTCGTGCACGTTTTCAGTCAATTTATGACCTTTGCGAGCAATACAAGCAGTTGCATCAGGAACAGATCAGGTCTGCCGCTGTAAATTACAAAAAGCAGGCAAAGGTTTTGACCGGTTTGTCTCTTGCTTCAGTTCCGCTGTCCGCGTTCCTTGCTGTGTGGATCGGTTTTATTCTCATCAAACGTATACTTGATCCTATTCGCCATTTGGCCCTGCTGGAAGAAAAAGGTGTACCGGATTTTCTTTCCGGTGAAGTCGGTGCATTGTCCGAGCGCATGCAGAATCTGCTTGATGATGTTGAAAATGCTTACGAGATGCTTCAACATAGTCGTGACCAAGTTGCGCAGTCCGAGAAAATGGCCACAGTCGGCAAGCTCGCCGCAGGAATGGCGCACTCAATCCGCAATCCGCTGACCTCGGTGAAAATGCGTTTATTCTCGCTTGAACGCAGTCTTGATCTTGATGCTGTTCAGAAGGAAGATTTTGAGGTTATTTCCGAGGAAATCAGACATCTGGATACCATCATAAGAAATTTCCTGGAATTTTCCCGTCCACCAAAGCTGCGGCCTCAGTTGGTATCTCCGTCTGAACTTGTAGACAGTACTCTGAATTTACTCAGCCATCGTCTTGAATCTTGCGGCGTGGTTGTAACTGTCTGCCGCAACGAAAATTTACCGGTTGTTAATGCTGATCCCGAGCAGTTCAAAGAAGCTCTTATGAATTTAATTTTAAATTCCTGTGAAGCCATGGTTGATGGAGGTAAAATCTCAATTACGGAAGATTCTATGACCATCGCTCCCTACGGTAAAATGGCAACTCTGACTATTGTTGATAATGGTCCGGGCATTCCGGCTTTATTCAGAGATGATATTTTTAAGCCTTTTTATTCTACCAAAGAAGAAGGCACGGGGCTGGGGCTATCTATTTCCAATCGCATTATGATTGAACATGGCGGATGGTTGCATCTTAAAGATTCAGGACCGCAGGGGACATCATTTGTAATGGCTTTACCACTGAAGGATGCAAGTACATGGCTGAGATCCTGA